A region of the Acidobacteriota bacterium genome:
ATCCAACTGACAGTCAACTACTCTGGAGTCTCCTGCATGCGATTTGCACATCGGCCCCGGCGACGTGCCGGGCTGTTCCTCGCCATCCTGTGTCTCTCGTTGTCCGCCGCCGCCGCCGACAAGGCGCGCCTTGAGGTCGACGACTACCAGATCGATCTCGACCTCATGCCGCAGACGCATCGCCTGACCGCGAAGGCGAAGGTCAAATTCACCGCCACCGACGACATCAACACCGCCGTCTTCGAGCTGCACAACGGGCTGCGCGTGAGCAAGGTCACGGACGCGGCCGGCAAACCGCTCACCGCCGAGCGCGTGACGCAGGACTCGACGATCCGCGTTCCGCTGCCGTCGGGATTGAACAAAGGCCAGAGCTCGCAG
Encoded here:
- a CDS encoding peptidase M1 — protein: MRFAHRPRRRAGLFLAILCLSLSAAAADKARLEVDDYQIDLDLMPQTHRLTAKAKVKFTATDDINTAVFELHNGLRVSKVTDAAGKPLTAERVTQDSTIRVPLPSGLNKGQSSQLNFEYEGLLSDADDSPVEGLKLAHVGEDGTYLLYAGRWFPLAGYGVDRFTATINVTVPAGMK